Within Azospirillum thiophilum, the genomic segment GAACTCCTGGAAATCGGCGTCGAAGCCGGTGGCCCGCTCCAGCGCGCGGTCGACATGGGCGTCGCCCAGCACCTTGCGGCGCACCGCCATGCCGCGGTCGTGGAGATCCTCGTCAATCATGTCAGCTCCCCCAGGAAGCCGTCGATCAATGCCGCCAGTTCCGCCGGCTTCTCGACGCCGGGGATATGGGCGGCGCCGGGCAGCAGTTCGAGACGGGCGCCGGGGATGCGGGCCGCCAGCTCCCGGGCGAGGTCGGGCGGGGTCACCACATCCTCCTCGCCGCAGATCACCAGGGTCGGGGCTTTGATGCCGGCAGTGTCGGCGCGCAGGTCGGCGTCGCGGATCGCCATGGCGCAGCCGACATAGCCGTCCTCGGAGATACGGGCGACCATGGCGGTGTAGCCGCGGATCTGGTCGGGGCGGCTGTCGCGGAAACCGGCGGTGAACCAGCGCGCCATCACGCCTTCGGCGATGGCGGACATGCCGCGGGCGCGGATGGCGGCGATGCGGTCGGTCCAGACCGACGGCGGGCCGATCTGCCCGGCGGTGTCGCACAGCACCAGCCCATGCACGCGGTCCGCAGCCTTGACGGCGAGGCGCTGGGCCATCATGCCGCCGATCGACAGGCCGCAGACATGGGCACGGGCGATGCCGAGCGCGTCCATCAGGCCGGCGGCGTCGTCGGCCAGCATATCCATGCTGTAGCCGGAGTCCCCGGTGACCGGCGTCGCCTGGGTCAGGCCATGGCCGCGCATGTCGTAGCGCAGGATGCGGTAGCGCTGCGACAGGTGGGGCATCACGGCATCCCAGATGTGGAAGCTGGTGCCGATGGAGTTGGCGAACAGCAGCACCGGCGCATCGGCCGGGCCGGTCAGGTCGTAATGCTGGGTGATGCCGGCTGCTTCGATGAAGGGCATGGGGACTCCACCTTCGGTGGTTGCGATGCATGGGCGTCGGCTGACGGTGCCCCCACCCTAACCCTCCCCCGCTGGGCGGGGGAGGGGACAAGTGCCTGTTCGGGAAAGTGGCGGCAGTCCCTCCCCCACCCAGTGGGGGAGGATAGGTGGGGGGCTGGCTTTCTGGCGCTTCATACCCGCTCGATCATCACCGCGATGCCCTGGCCGACGCCGATGCACATGGTGCACAGCGCGGTCCGGCCGCCGGATCGCTCGAGCTGGTTGACCGCGGTGGTCGCCAGACGGGCGCCGCTCATGCCCAGCGGGTGGCCGAGCGCGATGGCGCCGCCGTTCGGGTTCACATGGGCGGCATCGTCGGGCAGGCCAAGCTCGCGCAGGACGGCCAGCGCCTGGGCGGCGAAGGCCTCGTTCAGCTCGATCAGGTCGATGGCGGCAATGGTCAGGCCGAGCCGCTCCAGCAGCTTGCGGGTGGCGGGCGCCGGGCCGATGCCCATGACGCGCGGCGGAACGCCGGCGGTGGCGCCGCCCACGATGCGGGCGCGCGGCGTCAGGCCGAAACGCGCCACCGCCGCTTCGGACGCCACCAGCAGGGCGGCGGCGCCGTCATTGACCCCCGACGCGTTGCCGGCGGTCACCGTGCCGCCGGGGCGGACGATTGGTTTGAGGGTGGACAGCGCCTCGATCGTCGTCGCGCGGGGATGCTCGTCGGTGGTCACCACCGCCTCGCCCTTGCGGGTCCTGATGGTGACGGGGACGATCTCACGCGCCATGCTGCCGCCGGCGATGGCGCGGGCGGCGCGGTCCTGGCTGCGCAGCGCGAAGGAATCCTGGTCGGCGCGCGAGATGCCCCAGTCGTCGGCGACGTTTTCCGCCGTCTCCGGCATCGAATCGACACCGTGGAGCGCCTTCATCGCCGGGTTGACGAAGCGCCAGCCGATGGTGGTGTCGAAGATCTCGGCGGACCGCGAGAAGGCGCTGTCGGCCTTGCCCATGACGAAGGGGGCGCGGCTCATGCTCTCGACCCCGCCGGCGATCATCAGCTCGGCCTCACCCGCCTTGATCGCCCGGGCGGCGGTGGCGAGCGCGTCGAGGCCGGAGCCGCACAGCCGGTTCATCGTCGTGCCCGGCACGCTGTCGGGAAGGCCCGCCAGCAGCGCCGCCATGCGGGCGACGTTGCGGTTGTCCTCGCCGGCCTGGTTGGCGCAGCCATAGATGACATCGTCCACCGCGGCCCAGTCGACCGAGGGGTTGCGCGCCATCAGGGCGCGGATCGGCACGGCGCCGAGATCGTCGGCGCGCACGGCGGACAGGGCGCCGGCATAGCGGCCGATGGGGGTGCGGACGGCGTCGCAGATGTAGGCGTCACGCATGGTCTTATCCTTCCCCGCCGGTTTGCCCCTGGGAGATGCCGTGGGCGGCGGCGGTGCGGGCCAGGAGGCCGCGCAGCGCCGCCAGCGTTCCGGCCTCCGGGATCGCGGTGGTCTTCAGGTCGGGCGAGATTTTCAGGTCCCAGCCGGTGGCCGCCGTCACCTGCTCCACCGTCACGCCGGGATGGATGCCGGTCAGGGTCAGTTCCCTGGTCACCGGGTCGGGGGTGAGGATGCCGAGGTCGGTGATGACCGCGGTCGGCCCGGCGCCGGGGATGCCGGCGCGGGCGCGGGCGTCGCCGCCGTCGAGATGGCCGGCGGAGGTGACGAAGGGCAGCTTGGCGACGAAGGCCTTCGGGCTCTGCTTCAGGACGATGAAGACCTCCTTGGCCTGGGAGGCGATCTCCGGCGCGCCGCCGGCACCGGGCAGCCGCACCTTCGGTGCGTCGTAGGGACCGATGATGGTGGTGTTGATGTTGGCGAAGCGGTCGACCTGGGCGGCGCCGAGGAAGCCGACGTCGATCCGCCCGCCCTGCAGCCAGTAGCGGAAGATCTCCGGCGTGCCGACCACGGTGTCGGCGGTCTCCGCCAGCTCGCCGTCGCCGATCGACAGCGGCAGCACCGTCGGCTTGGCGCCGATGGGACCGGACTCATAGATCAGCACCACGTCCGGCGCATGGGTCAGCCGCGCGAGGTTGGCGGCGGTGGAGGGCAGGCCGATGCCGACGAAACAGACGGTGCCGTTCTTCAGCAGGCGGCTCGCCGCCACCGTCATGATCTCGGTCGCGGTGAAGCCGGCGGTTTCGGCGGTGGTCTCGGTGGTGGTTTCGGCGCTCATCACGCGGCCTCCTTCATGCTTTCCGCCAGCACGCGGCGGAAGCCGGCGAAATCGTCGGTGTCCAGGACATGCCGCTGCATCCAGGACCGGAAGGTCTCGCGCGAGCGGGAGATGGGATCCCATGCCTTGTAGAATCGGTTGTCGCGCTCCGAATAGCCTTGCGCGTAGGACGGATAGGCGCCGCCGGGAACGTGACAGACGGCGGACAATGCCCAGCCCGGCAGCACGCAGGCGTTCGGCGGCGCCTCCAGATCGTCGACGATCTCCTCGACCGTGACGATGGAGCGTTTGGCGGCCAGCACGGCCTCCTTCTGGACGCCGAGGATTCCCCACAGCAGCACGTTGCCGCGGCGGTCGGCCTTCTGGGCGTGGATCACCGTCACGTCGGGGCGGACCGACGGAATGGCGGCCAGCTTCTCCCCGGTGAAGGGGCATTCGACGAAGCGGATGTTGGGATTGACCTTCGGCAGGTCGGACCCGGTGTAGCCGCGCAGCAGCGCGAAGGGCAGGTTGGAGGCGCCGGCGACATAGGCGTTGGCCATGCCGGCGTGGCTGTGCTCCTCGATCTCCAGGCGCTGCGGCCAGCCCTGTTCGACCGCGTCGCGGAAACGGTGGAGAGAACCGACACCGGGATTGCCGCCCCAGGAGAAGACCAGCTTCGCGGCACAGCCCATGCCGATCAGCTGGTCGTGGATCAGGTCGGGGGTCATGCGGACCAGCGTGAGGCCGCGGCGGCCCTGGCGGACGATCTCATGCCCGGCGGCATGGGGGATCAGGTGGGTGAACCCTTCCAGGGCGACGGTGTCGCCATCGCGCACGAGGCTCGCCACCGCCTCGCGCAAGGGCGTGATATGCGCCATATGACCTCCCGAATGTGCGAAAATCGCACAAATATCCGTCTTTACGCACAGAGTGAGCGGCGACGCCCGGCGCTGTCAAGGGCGAATAAGCCAATAGGTGTGCGATATACGCCCATATTGCGGTGCAATATGAGGAAAATCCGGTGATGGCGATGAGAGAGAGGGATTAATATGTTTTGAATCAACATATTAAATCCAAGTCTATAAATGGGCGTTTATCGCCCCTTATTTCTAATATCGCACTTGACGGTTCGTTCGCCCCTCAGTACGCTGGGCGGAACAGTCGACGACCGGGGCTGCGCGTTCCGGCATCCATAATATGGTCACATGTGGGAGGAACGATGACGAGGACTCTGCGCACTGCGCTGCTGGGTGCGGCATTCGGTCTGGCGCTGGCGGCCGGTCCTGCCGGTGCCGCCACCATCAAGGTCGGCGTCGTGGCGCCCTTCTCCGGGCCGTTCGCCCTGGTCGGCAAGACCTTCAAGGAGGCGATCGAGGTCTATCAGGCCGAACATGGCAAGACCGTCGGCAACGACACGGTCGAGTTCATCTACAAGGATCTCGACCAGGCCAACCCGGCACAAAGCAAGGCGCTGTCGCAGGAACTGATCGTCAAGGAGAAGGTGTCCTTCCTCGCCGGCTATTTCTTCACGCCCGACGCGCTGGCGGTCGCCCCGCTGATCGACGAGGCGAACATCCCCTGCGTGATCTTCAACGCCGCGACCTCCGCCATCACGGAAAAGTCGCCGCGCTACGTCCGTACCTCCTTCACCCTGTGGCAGAACACCGTGCCGCTGGCCGAATACATGGCCAAGCAGGGGATCAGGAAGGCGGTGTCGGCGGTCAGCGACTACGGCCCCGGCATCGACGGCGAGACCGCCTTCAAGACCACCTTCGAGAAGCATGGCGGCACGGTGGTCGACACCATCCGCATGCCGCTGAAGTCCAACGACTTCGCCCCCTTCATGCAGCGCATCAAGGATTCGGGCGCCGAGGCCGTCTATGCCTTCCTGCCGGCCGGGCCGACCACGCTGGGCTTCGCCAAGTCGTTCAACGACACCGGGCTGAAGGCGGCCGGGATCAAGTTCTTCGGCCCTGGCGACATCACCCAGGAACCGGACCTGCCGACGCTGGGCGACGCGGCGCTGGGCATCACCACCACCTTCAACTACAGCCGCGCCCATGATTCGGCGATGAACAAGGCGTTCATCGCCAAGCACAAGGAGCTGTTCGGGTCGAGCGACAGCGTCACCTTCACCTCGGTCGGCGCCTATGACGGCACCCATGTCATCTACCAGATGATCAGGAACGGCGGCGGCAAGATCGACGGCGCCAAGGCGGTGGAGTCGGTGAAGGGCATGAGTTGGGAAAGCCCGCGGGGGCCCCTGACCATCGACCCGGTCAGCCGCCACGTCACCCAGACGATCTATCTGCGCACCGTTGAGAAGGTCGGCGACGCCTTCGAGAATGTCGAGAAGGCCGCCTTCGAGAAGCAGCCCGACTACGGGTACAAAGTCGGGAAGTGAGGGGGGAGCCGTAAGGCAGCCACCGTTAACGGGCCGGACGGACGCACATCATGGAAACCATGTTCGGGATCGCCGTCGACGGTGTCGCCTACGGCATGATCCTCTTCATCATCTCCGTCGGCCTGTCGGTGACGCTGGGGCTGATGCGGGTGGTCAATCTGGCGCACGGCGCCTTCGCCATGGTCGGCGGCTATGTCGCCTCCTATGCGGCGCAGGTCGCCGGGCTGCCCTATGCGGCGGCGCTGGTGGTGGCCGTGGCGCTGACGGTGCTGGCGACGCTGCCGCTGGAACGGCTGCTGTACCGCCGCATCTACGGGTCCGCCAACGAGCTGGCGCAGGTGCTGCTGACCATCGGCCTGACCTTCGTCATCGTCGCCGGCATCAACTACCTGTTCGGCCCGACCTTGAAGCGCATCCCGTTGCCGGAGCTGCTGCAGGGCACCGTCTCGCTCGGGCCGAAGGCGATCCCGACGCATCGCGCCTTCGTCATCGCGGCCGGCGCGCTGACGCTGGTCGGGCTGTGGTGGCTGCTGGAGCGCACCGACTTCGGCATCCGGCTGCGCGCGGCGGTGGACGATCCGGCGATGGCGGCGGCGCTCGGCATCCGCACCGAGCGGCTCTATCTGGCGACCTTCGCGCTCGGCACCGGGCTGGCGGCGCTGGGCGGGGTGCTGGGGGCGGAACTGCTGCCGCTGGAGCCCTATTACGCCATCCGCTACATCGTGCTGTTCCTGGCGGTGGTGGCGGTCGGCGGGGCGGGCAGCATCTTCGGCTCGGCCGCGGCGGCGCTGGCGCTGGGCATCGTCGATACCGCCGGCAAATACCTGATCCCGAATTTCGGCGAGTTCTTCTTCTACGCCGCCCTGATCCTGATCCTGTTCCGCTGGCCCCACGGCTTCTTCAAAGGGAGGACGGCATGACGAGCGTCGCCGGGCGGACCGGCCCCCAGAGCGACACCCGGAGCGACAGCATGACCCGACGCATCCCGCCGGCCGGGCGCCGCATCCTGGACTGGATCGGCATCCCGCTGGTCGCCGCCGCCGGGCTGGCCGCCTACTGGGTTTTCCCGGAGGATCTGGGGCTGTTGACCCGGATCGCCGCGGCGGCGCTGTTCGTGCTGTCGCTCGACCTCGTGCTCGGCTATGGCGGCATCGCCACGCTGGGGCAGGCGGCGATGTTCGGCACCGGCGCCTATGCCGCCGGCATCGCCGCGGTCAACTGGATCGATGATCCCTTCGCCCTGCTGGCGGTCGGCGGCGTCGCCGGCGGGCTGATCGCGCTGGCGACCGGCGCCCTGATCCTGCATGCCCGCGGGCTGACCCTGCTGATGCTGACCATCGCCGTCGGGCAGATCGTGCAGGAGGTCGCCAACAAGGCGCGCGACTGGACCGGCGGCAGCGACGGCCTGTCGGGCATCGACCCGGCGCCGGTGCTGGGGATGTTCCGCTTCGACATGGTCGGCCGCACCTCCTACCTGTTCGCGCTGGCGGTGCTGGTGGTCGGGCTGGTGGTGGCGCGGCGGATCGTGCGCTCGCCCTTCGGGCTGGCCTGCCGCGGGGTGAAGGAGGATCCGTTGCGGATTTCCGCAATCGGCGGCTCGCCCAAGGCCTATCTGGTGGCGCTCTATGCGGTGGCCGGGGTCTTCGCCGGGGTGGCCGGGGGGCTGACCGCGGTGACCAGCGGCATCGTCGGGCTGGACAGCGCCGGCTTCTCCTGGTCGGCGGAAGCGCTGGTGATGCTGGTGCTGGGCGGCACCGGACGGCTCTACGGCGCGGTGATCGGCACCGCCGCCTTCATGGGAATCCATCACATCCTGGCGGCCAGCGACCCCTTCCACTGGATGGCCTTCATCGGCCTGTTCCTGATCGGCATCGTCCTGTTCCTGCCCGGCGGCATCGTGTCGGTCGGAGGGCGGCTGGCCGTCCTGCTGCGCCCGCGCGCAGGGGCCTCCGATGATGGGGAACGGGCCAAAGGAGATCCGCGATGAGCGCGACCGCTCCCGGTATCGGCGTGATCGGCGAGACCAAGCTGCTGGAGGTCGAGGGGCTGAGCAAGAATTTCGGTGGCCTCCAGGTGTCGTCCGACATCTCCATGACGCTGAAGGCGGGCGACCGCTGCGCCCTGATCGGGCCGAACGGCGCCGGCAAGACCACCTTCGTCAACCTCGTCACCGGGGTGATCCCGCCCAGCGCCGGAACCGTCCGGCTCGACGGCCGCGACGTGACCAGGCTGGCGGCGGCCGAGCGGGTGCGGCTGGGCCTGATCCGCAGCTTCCAGGTGGCACGGCTGTTCAAGTCGATGACGGTGCGCGAGCATCTGGAGCTGGCCGTCCTCCAGCGCGACCGCCGCACCTTCCGGCTGTTCGCCAGCGTCGCCAAGATGGCCGGGCTGGCCGACGAGGTGGCGGAGTTGCTGGACAGCATGGGGCTGGCCCCCGTGGCGCACATCGCGGTCGGCTCGCTGGCCTACGGGCAGCAGCGGCTGCTGGAGATCGCGCTGGCGCTCGCCATGAAGCCCAAGGTGCTGATCCTGGACGAGCCGGCGGCCGGCGTGCCCCATTCGGAAAGCCAGCGCATCCTCGACGCCATCGACCGGCTGCCCAAGGATCTGGCGGTGCTGATGATCGAGCACGACATGGATCTGGTCTTCCGGTTCGCGAGAACCATCGTCGTGCTGGCGCAGGGGCGGCTCTTGTGCAGCGGCACCGCGAGCGAGATCGTCGCCGACCCGCGCGTGCGCGAGGTCTATCTGGGGAGCCGTGCCAATGCACACTGAGTCCGCCGGGGCCCTGGAGGTCACCGGCCTGAAGGCCGGCTACGGCAAGACGCTGATCCTCGACGGCATCTCGTTCGGCGTGCCGGCGGGCGGGCGCATCGCGCTGCTCGGCCGCAACGGGGTGGGCAAGACGACGACGCTGGCAACGCTGGTCGGGCAGACGACCCGCCATGGCGGCAGCATCCGGCTCGACGGGGTGGAACTGGGCGGGCTGGCCAGCTCGGCGCGGGCGGCGGCCGGGCTCGGCTATGTCCCGCAGACGCGCGACGTCTTCAAGTCGCTGACGGTCGAGGAGAACCTCGTCACCGGGCTGAAGGGCCGGCCGCGCTCGGCGCTGGAGGAAGCGTACGAGCTGTTCCCGCGCCTGGGCGAGCGGCGGCGCAACGGCGGCGGCGAGCTGTCGGGCGGCGAACAGCAGATGCTGTCGGTCGCCCGCGCGCTGCTGGGCAAGCCGACGGTGCTGCTGCTGGACGAACCGCTGGAAGGGCTGGCGCCGGTCATCTGCGACTTGCTGATGGCGGCGCTGTCGCGGCTCGACATGACCATCGTCCTGGTCGAGCAGCAGGTCGACCGGGCGCTGGACTTCGCCGACCGGGTGGTCTTCCTCGACCGAGGCCGGGTGGTGCATGCCGGCCCGGCCCAGCAGGCGAAGACGGATTCGGCGCTGCTGGAACGGCATCTGGGCGTGGCGCTGGCGGCGTGAGGGGGGTGTTTCACCGGAACGGCGGCGAATAGAGCAGGCCGCCCTGGGTCCAGGGCCTGTTCATCCCGCGGTCCATGCCGTAGGGGATGCCGAGGTTGCGGTCGAAGATCTCGCCGTAATTCCCGACCTGGGCCAGCGCCTGCAAGGCCCAGTCGTCGGGCAGTCCCAACGTGCGGGCGGCGGTGCCGGCATGGCCGAGCATGCGGTGAAGCTCCGGATCGTCGGGAATCCGGCCGGCCTGGACGTCGGCGGCGGTCACGCCCCTGGCGTCGGCCAGGATGATGGCGTGGAGGATCCAGCGCGTGATGTCGTACCAGTTGCGGTCGCCGCGCGCGATGTAGGGAGTCAGCGGCTCGCGCGAGATCACGTCGGGATAGATGTGGATGCCCATCCCGGCCTGACGGTAGCCGGCCAGCGAGGTGATGAGCACCGTGCGGTCGGTGGTCAGCAGGTCGCATTCATGGGCGAGGAAGGCCTGCAGCGCCTCGTCCAGCGTCTGGAAGGTGCGGATCGTCCAGGGCAGGTCCGATTTCCGGATATGGTCCTCCAGGTTGAGGACGGTGGTGGTCGCCGTCTTCACGCAGACGGTGCGCGGCCCCAGCCGGTCGAGCGGCGGCGGCGGGCCCTCGCTCTGGATGGCAAAGCCCTGCCCGTCATGCAGCAGCGGCATCAGGAATTCGACGTCGTAGGAGATGTCGCGGCTGAAGGTCCAGGTCGTGGTGGTCAGCGCCACGTCGACCTCGTGCTTTTCCACCGCGGAATATTCCTGCGGCTTCTCGGGCAGGCGGACGACGCGGATCGCCTGGGCGTTGCCGAGCGTCGCCGCGGCGAAAACCCGGCAGACATCGACCAGGAAGCCGTCCAGATGCCCCTGCGGGTCGGAGAAGGAAATGCCGCTGACCCCGCTGCGCAGCCCGCAGACCAGGACGCCGCGGTTGTGGATGCGCTCCAGCGTCTCGCCGTCGGCGGCCCGGGCCTGGGTGGCGGTGAGAGCGGCGATGACGGCGAGGGCAGTCGCCATCAGGGATACCTTCATCAGACCGGCCGCCATCAGCCGCATCGCAGCCGGCACGGAGCCGAACCGCCGGACTCCCCTCACCAGATCCATCTTTGTCGCCCCTGATTCTCCGATCCGCCGGCAACCGGCGGGCGGGCCGGGATCAGGCCGCCTGCTGGGCGCGCAGCGTGCCGAGCAGACTATGCAGCGAAGCGGCTTCCTCGGCCAGCGTGTTCGCCGTCAGGGTCAGCGAACCGGCGATGTCGCCGGTGCGGGCCGCCTGGGCGCTCACCCCGTCGATCAGCGCCGCCACCTCGCCGGTGTTGCCGGCGATCACGCCGACCCGGCTGCGGATGTCGGTGGAGGATTCGGTCTGGCGCGCCACCGCCTCGCCGATCAGATCCTGCACCTCGTTGATCCGCTCGACCGAGCCGGAGATGCGGGCGAAGGTGCCGACGGTGTTCTGGATGCTGCCGTTGATGGCACTGACCGAACTGGCGATCTGCACCGTGGCGTTGGCGGTCTCCTCGGCCAGCTTCTTCACCTCCGCCGCGACGACGGCGAAGCCGCGCCCCGCCTCGCCGGCCACCGCCGCCTCGATGGTGGCGTTCAACGCCAGCAGCTTGGTCTGGTGGGCGATGCTGGTGATGACGTCGACGATGCGGCGGATCTGGTCGGTGTTCTCGCCCAGCTGGTCGACCACGCCGCGGGCGGCGGTCAGCTCGCCCAGCGTGGAGCCGACCACGCCGGCCGCCTCGTTGGCGAGGCTGGAAACGGTGCCGATGGTGTCCATCAGCGTTTCCGCGCTGCCGTTGCAGGTGGTGGCGTTGCGGTTGCTCTCGGCGACGAAGTTGCCGGCGGTGACCGTGCTGTCGATGGTGCCCGCCGACTGCTGGCGCAGCGCGTCGGCAAGCTCGCGCAGCTGGCCCGACTGGGTGGCGACGCCGGACGCCACCTGATGCACGTCCTCCATCAGCTGGCGGGACAAGGCGGCCGAGCGCACCTGGTCGGTCACGTCGGTCCAGGACAGCGTCTTGCCCAGCACGTTGCCCTGGTCGTCGTACACGGTGTCGACATGGGCCTCCACCGTCGTCTCGTCGACGGTCAGGGTGCGGCGCGGGATCGGCGGGCGGGCGGGGTCGGCGCATTCGGCGGCGAACTCCTGCCCCTGGCCCAGCAGGTCGGGACCGGCCGGGTCGATGCCGTGCGCCTCGCAGAAGGCACGGGCGGCCGGGTTGATGAAGCCGACATGGATCGCCTGCCCATCGGTGCGCAGCAGTGCCGTCGGCACCGGGCTGGAATCGACCATGCGCTTCATCAGCAGCACCTGCTCGACGCTGCCGCGCAGCCGGCGCAGGGAGGCCGCCATCACCGACAGTTCGTCGCGGCCGGTGCGCGGCACC encodes:
- the pcaD gene encoding 3-oxoadipate enol-lactonase — translated: MPFIEAAGITQHYDLTGPADAPVLLFANSIGTSFHIWDAVMPHLSQRYRILRYDMRGHGLTQATPVTGDSGYSMDMLADDAAGLMDALGIARAHVCGLSIGGMMAQRLAVKAADRVHGLVLCDTAGQIGPPSVWTDRIAAIRARGMSAIAEGVMARWFTAGFRDSRPDQIRGYTAMVARISEDGYVGCAMAIRDADLRADTAGIKAPTLVICGEEDVVTPPDLARELAARIPGARLELLPGAAHIPGVEKPAELAALIDGFLGELT
- the pcaF gene encoding 3-oxoadipyl-CoA thiolase; this translates as MRDAYICDAVRTPIGRYAGALSAVRADDLGAVPIRALMARNPSVDWAAVDDVIYGCANQAGEDNRNVARMAALLAGLPDSVPGTTMNRLCGSGLDALATAARAIKAGEAELMIAGGVESMSRAPFVMGKADSAFSRSAEIFDTTIGWRFVNPAMKALHGVDSMPETAENVADDWGISRADQDSFALRSQDRAARAIAGGSMAREIVPVTIRTRKGEAVVTTDEHPRATTIEALSTLKPIVRPGGTVTAGNASGVNDGAAALLVASEAAVARFGLTPRARIVGGATAGVPPRVMGIGPAPATRKLLERLGLTIAAIDLIELNEAFAAQALAVLRELGLPDDAAHVNPNGGAIALGHPLGMSGARLATTAVNQLERSGGRTALCTMCIGVGQGIAVMIERV
- a CDS encoding CoA-transferase subunit beta; its protein translation is MSAETTTETTAETAGFTATEIMTVAASRLLKNGTVCFVGIGLPSTAANLARLTHAPDVVLIYESGPIGAKPTVLPLSIGDGELAETADTVVGTPEIFRYWLQGGRIDVGFLGAAQVDRFANINTTIIGPYDAPKVRLPGAGGAPEIASQAKEVFIVLKQSPKAFVAKLPFVTSAGHLDGGDARARAGIPGAGPTAVITDLGILTPDPVTRELTLTGIHPGVTVEQVTAATGWDLKISPDLKTTAIPEAGTLAALRGLLARTAAAHGISQGQTGGEG
- a CDS encoding CoA transferase subunit A; amino-acid sequence: MAHITPLREAVASLVRDGDTVALEGFTHLIPHAAGHEIVRQGRRGLTLVRMTPDLIHDQLIGMGCAAKLVFSWGGNPGVGSLHRFRDAVEQGWPQRLEIEEHSHAGMANAYVAGASNLPFALLRGYTGSDLPKVNPNIRFVECPFTGEKLAAIPSVRPDVTVIHAQKADRRGNVLLWGILGVQKEAVLAAKRSIVTVEEIVDDLEAPPNACVLPGWALSAVCHVPGGAYPSYAQGYSERDNRFYKAWDPISRSRETFRSWMQRHVLDTDDFAGFRRVLAESMKEAA
- a CDS encoding ABC transporter substrate-binding protein, which encodes MTRTLRTALLGAAFGLALAAGPAGAATIKVGVVAPFSGPFALVGKTFKEAIEVYQAEHGKTVGNDTVEFIYKDLDQANPAQSKALSQELIVKEKVSFLAGYFFTPDALAVAPLIDEANIPCVIFNAATSAITEKSPRYVRTSFTLWQNTVPLAEYMAKQGIRKAVSAVSDYGPGIDGETAFKTTFEKHGGTVVDTIRMPLKSNDFAPFMQRIKDSGAEAVYAFLPAGPTTLGFAKSFNDTGLKAAGIKFFGPGDITQEPDLPTLGDAALGITTTFNYSRAHDSAMNKAFIAKHKELFGSSDSVTFTSVGAYDGTHVIYQMIRNGGGKIDGAKAVESVKGMSWESPRGPLTIDPVSRHVTQTIYLRTVEKVGDAFENVEKAAFEKQPDYGYKVGK
- a CDS encoding branched-chain amino acid ABC transporter permease, translating into METMFGIAVDGVAYGMILFIISVGLSVTLGLMRVVNLAHGAFAMVGGYVASYAAQVAGLPYAAALVVAVALTVLATLPLERLLYRRIYGSANELAQVLLTIGLTFVIVAGINYLFGPTLKRIPLPELLQGTVSLGPKAIPTHRAFVIAAGALTLVGLWWLLERTDFGIRLRAAVDDPAMAAALGIRTERLYLATFALGTGLAALGGVLGAELLPLEPYYAIRYIVLFLAVVAVGGAGSIFGSAAAALALGIVDTAGKYLIPNFGEFFFYAALILILFRWPHGFFKGRTA
- a CDS encoding branched-chain amino acid ABC transporter permease, producing MTSVAGRTGPQSDTRSDSMTRRIPPAGRRILDWIGIPLVAAAGLAAYWVFPEDLGLLTRIAAAALFVLSLDLVLGYGGIATLGQAAMFGTGAYAAGIAAVNWIDDPFALLAVGGVAGGLIALATGALILHARGLTLLMLTIAVGQIVQEVANKARDWTGGSDGLSGIDPAPVLGMFRFDMVGRTSYLFALAVLVVGLVVARRIVRSPFGLACRGVKEDPLRISAIGGSPKAYLVALYAVAGVFAGVAGGLTAVTSGIVGLDSAGFSWSAEALVMLVLGGTGRLYGAVIGTAAFMGIHHILAASDPFHWMAFIGLFLIGIVLFLPGGIVSVGGRLAVLLRPRAGASDDGERAKGDPR
- a CDS encoding ABC transporter ATP-binding protein; the protein is MSATAPGIGVIGETKLLEVEGLSKNFGGLQVSSDISMTLKAGDRCALIGPNGAGKTTFVNLVTGVIPPSAGTVRLDGRDVTRLAAAERVRLGLIRSFQVARLFKSMTVREHLELAVLQRDRRTFRLFASVAKMAGLADEVAELLDSMGLAPVAHIAVGSLAYGQQRLLEIALALAMKPKVLILDEPAAGVPHSESQRILDAIDRLPKDLAVLMIEHDMDLVFRFARTIVVLAQGRLLCSGTASEIVADPRVREVYLGSRANAH
- a CDS encoding ABC transporter ATP-binding protein, giving the protein MHTESAGALEVTGLKAGYGKTLILDGISFGVPAGGRIALLGRNGVGKTTTLATLVGQTTRHGGSIRLDGVELGGLASSARAAAGLGYVPQTRDVFKSLTVEENLVTGLKGRPRSALEEAYELFPRLGERRRNGGGELSGGEQQMLSVARALLGKPTVLLLDEPLEGLAPVICDLLMAALSRLDMTIVLVEQQVDRALDFADRVVFLDRGRVVHAGPAQQAKTDSALLERHLGVALAA
- a CDS encoding amino acid ABC transporter substrate-binding protein, whose amino-acid sequence is MATALAVIAALTATQARAADGETLERIHNRGVLVCGLRSGVSGISFSDPQGHLDGFLVDVCRVFAAATLGNAQAIRVVRLPEKPQEYSAVEKHEVDVALTTTTWTFSRDISYDVEFLMPLLHDGQGFAIQSEGPPPPLDRLGPRTVCVKTATTTVLNLEDHIRKSDLPWTIRTFQTLDEALQAFLAHECDLLTTDRTVLITSLAGYRQAGMGIHIYPDVISREPLTPYIARGDRNWYDITRWILHAIILADARGVTAADVQAGRIPDDPELHRMLGHAGTAARTLGLPDDWALQALAQVGNYGEIFDRNLGIPYGMDRGMNRPWTQGGLLYSPPFR
- a CDS encoding methyl-accepting chemotaxis protein — protein: MKAIATVSGRTLDDTGARYRFWTLRRAMVSVVGVLVAALIASQAWVSHRYTDFALTTFNSSAAATLRVLANDRIRKNYTEWLQGHANEWSRDSFLVDSINQKDFAKTTLALKNINTRPVVVDREVRLVSIAVFDAEMNRVAGTGGEADSVATVAPLFETLKSRDIADKRRPASLLWRDGQGRPLYSMIVPIGGFRMLGFLEVVTDPLPALSTLGAVLDADIRVTDAKGGLLFESKGGEPSAHAQLSTTTVALGGDGGLPWATAEISRDVADFVDATEELRNDALKMVAAFALAVAIAAALLLRVAVFANLRKFARAMEQIAAGDLSIEVPRTGRDELSVMAASLRRLRGSVEQVLLMKRMVDSSPVPTALLRTDGQAIHVGFINPAARAFCEAHGIDPAGPDLLGQGQEFAAECADPARPPIPRRTLTVDETTVEAHVDTVYDDQGNVLGKTLSWTDVTDQVRSAALSRQLMEDVHQVASGVATQSGQLRELADALRQQSAGTIDSTVTAGNFVAESNRNATTCNGSAETLMDTIGTVSSLANEAAGVVGSTLGELTAARGVVDQLGENTDQIRRIVDVITSIAHQTKLLALNATIEAAVAGEAGRGFAVVAAEVKKLAEETANATVQIASSVSAINGSIQNTVGTFARISGSVERINEVQDLIGEAVARQTESSTDIRSRVGVIAGNTGEVAALIDGVSAQAARTGDIAGSLTLTANTLAEEAASLHSLLGTLRAQQAA